A stretch of Bacillota bacterium DNA encodes these proteins:
- a CDS encoding four-carbon acid sugar kinase family protein, which yields MDAEIAVIADDLTGAMDTGVQFCKNGMRTVVYFGECLAVEKQGSAIKPEVIVIDTDTRWESPGRAYEKVRKISEILKLTGIKRVYKKVDSTLRGNVGSELNAVMDAWNAHLAYVAPAFPAMRRVTVDGRQLLNGKPLEDTEIASDLISPARSSYIPEILEYRPERKIAHIGLQEIEMGEHSLVERIAELAREGMQILVLDAVTQDHLGTIARAIAKSEFHEVMCGSAGLAAELPGAFGLVGRKPCEIPRLKKGLPALVVAGSRSQITQEQLRFLGANKDLPVRWLTLDIDETVSGRTSPVINERSAGNGAMLARREVELQEQGELIARDAIQALEDGKSVVVSVRPENGGGSESWGDSKEKEGRLGDMKTLPDDGFRPRIDLEEAHSDIIDLSQSMVDQLGRIARRVIDAAPVSGIVLTGGDTAASVCRAISASGIALLDEILPGIPLGEIIGGPFEGLVVVTKAGAFGDERALADVLNYLIQK from the coding sequence ATGGATGCTGAGATAGCAGTAATAGCAGATGATCTTACGGGTGCCATGGATACAGGAGTGCAGTTCTGTAAGAATGGCATGAGGACCGTTGTATATTTCGGTGAATGCCTTGCTGTCGAAAAGCAGGGCTCCGCCATAAAACCCGAAGTCATAGTCATTGACACAGACACCAGGTGGGAATCGCCGGGACGGGCATATGAGAAAGTCCGAAAAATTTCCGAGATACTGAAATTGACAGGTATTAAAAGGGTATATAAAAAAGTTGACTCAACGCTAAGGGGCAATGTTGGCAGCGAATTAAATGCCGTGATGGATGCGTGGAATGCGCATCTTGCCTATGTCGCGCCGGCTTTTCCGGCAATGCGAAGGGTCACAGTAGATGGGCGTCAGCTATTGAATGGCAAACCCCTGGAAGACACGGAGATCGCCAGCGATCTCATATCACCTGCGCGTAGTTCATATATTCCGGAGATTCTCGAATATAGACCGGAGCGGAAGATCGCGCATATAGGGCTTCAAGAAATAGAGATGGGGGAGCATTCCCTGGTCGAGAGAATTGCGGAACTGGCTCGGGAGGGGATGCAGATCCTGGTTTTGGATGCTGTAACACAGGATCATCTTGGCACCATAGCAAGGGCTATAGCGAAGAGTGAATTTCACGAAGTGATGTGCGGATCTGCTGGCCTAGCTGCAGAGTTGCCTGGCGCGTTCGGGCTTGTGGGACGGAAACCCTGTGAAATCCCCAGGCTCAAAAAGGGCCTTCCTGCGCTTGTGGTCGCTGGCAGCAGAAGTCAGATCACACAGGAGCAGTTGAGATTCTTGGGCGCTAATAAGGACTTACCGGTCAGGTGGCTTACCCTAGACATCGATGAAACAGTCAGCGGCAGAACATCGCCTGTCATCAACGAGAGATCCGCAGGAAATGGCGCTATGCTTGCCCGTAGAGAGGTCGAACTTCAGGAACAAGGTGAGTTGATAGCCCGTGACGCAATCCAGGCGCTTGAGGATGGGAAAAGCGTTGTCGTCTCAGTTCGTCCGGAGAACGGCGGGGGCTCTGAGTCGTGGGGGGATTCAAAAGAGAAAGAAGGACGATTGGGCGACATGAAGACCCTGCCAGACGATGGTTTCAGGCCACGGATAGACTTGGAAGAGGCCCATTCGGACATCATTGATTTGAGTCAGTCTATGGTCGACCAGCTGGGCAGAATTGCAAGGAGGGTAATAGATGCGGCGCCGGTCTCAGGGATAGTACTCACAGGCGGGGATACCGCAGCAAGCGTATGCCGGGCTATCAGCGCATCTGGCATAGCTCTCCTCGATGAGATACTGCCGGGCATCCCTCTTGGCGAGATCATCGGGGGACCTTTCGAGGGGCTTGTAGTCGTCACTAAAGCCGGCGCCTTCGGGGATGAGAGGGCGCTTGCCGATGTGCTCAATTATCTGATTCAGAAATAG
- the pdxA gene encoding 4-hydroxythreonine-4-phosphate dehydrogenase PdxA, with product MGDPAGIGAEIAVKCLKEPEIYSLARPLIIGDMDQITDAIRMTGGGLSVNIIASPGDGLFSHGTIDLIDLNNVGPGEVEYGKVSPVAGKAAYEYIEKAIGFALERQVDAIVTGPIHKESLNLAGYHYSGHTEIFAKLTGTRDYAMMLADGDFRVVHVTTHVSLRRACDLIKKDRVLVVIRLTHDALRRLEIERPRIGVAGLNPHAGEGGLFGSEEIEEIGPAIREAQAEGILAEGPVPPDTVFAKARGGQYDAAIAMYHDQGHIAMKTSAFRLDAETGKWLSVSGVNVTLGLPIIRTSVDHGTAFGKAGQGRANPGSMIQAVKLAVGFARGSCSSNTM from the coding sequence ATGGGCGATCCTGCCGGCATCGGGGCTGAGATTGCGGTCAAATGTCTCAAGGAGCCGGAGATCTATTCGCTCGCAAGACCTTTGATAATTGGCGATATGGATCAGATCACAGACGCTATCCGGATGACAGGCGGCGGATTGTCAGTAAATATCATTGCGTCTCCGGGTGATGGTCTCTTTTCCCACGGCACCATTGATCTGATCGATCTGAATAATGTGGGGCCTGGTGAGGTCGAATATGGCAAAGTAAGCCCTGTAGCGGGTAAAGCGGCCTATGAGTATATAGAAAAAGCTATAGGGTTTGCCCTTGAGCGTCAGGTGGACGCTATTGTGACCGGGCCCATTCATAAAGAGTCACTGAATCTCGCAGGATACCACTATTCGGGCCATACAGAGATCTTCGCGAAACTCACTGGGACGAGAGATTACGCCATGATGTTGGCTGATGGTGATTTTAGAGTAGTGCATGTGACAACGCATGTATCACTCCGGCGTGCATGTGACCTGATAAAGAAAGATCGCGTGCTGGTGGTGATAAGACTTACTCATGATGCCCTCAGGCGCCTTGAGATCGAAAGACCCCGGATCGGAGTTGCCGGCCTGAATCCGCATGCAGGCGAAGGAGGCTTGTTTGGCTCCGAAGAGATCGAGGAGATCGGCCCGGCTATCCGCGAGGCGCAGGCAGAAGGGATCCTGGCTGAGGGGCCTGTGCCGCCAGATACGGTATTTGCGAAGGCGCGAGGTGGACAATACGACGCGGCAATTGCGATGTATCATGACCAGGGCCATATAGCCATGAAGACCTCTGCCTTTCGACTGGATGCCGAAACTGGCAAATGGCTCTCTGTGAGCGGTGTCAACGTTACACTCGGGCTCCCCATCATCAGGACCTCGGTTGACCATGGGACGGCTTTCGGAAAGGCTGGCCAGGGACGCGCCAATCCGGGGAGCATGATCCAGGCCGTGAAGCTGGCGGTGGGGTTTGCCAGGGGGAGCTGTTCTTCCAATACCATGTGA